The Peribacillus sp. FSL E2-0218 genome contains a region encoding:
- a CDS encoding methionine ABC transporter permease, whose protein sequence is MSLLDSIINILPDLNKAFIETIYMVGVSLAVALLIGLPLGVLLFTTTRNLFFENSILNRSLGFVVNIVRSIPFIILLVALLPLTNLLTGSTIGPKAASVSLSVSAIPFFARIVESALREIDKGVIEAAIAVGATPWMIIKDVLLPEAKPGIIQGLTLTTISLIGYSAMAGTIGGGGIGDLAIRFGYYRYDNTVMITTIVVLICLVQIIQMLGDKASYLVNKR, encoded by the coding sequence ATGTCACTGCTTGATTCCATCATCAATATCCTGCCTGACCTTAATAAAGCATTCATTGAAACGATTTATATGGTGGGTGTCTCACTGGCGGTTGCCCTTCTTATCGGCTTGCCGCTTGGCGTATTACTGTTTACGACAACGAGGAACTTGTTCTTCGAAAATAGTATCTTGAATCGTTCTCTCGGCTTCGTAGTCAATATTGTCCGTTCCATCCCATTCATCATTCTCTTGGTCGCCCTCCTTCCTTTAACGAATTTGCTTACGGGATCGACGATAGGACCAAAGGCTGCTTCCGTATCCCTCTCCGTTTCCGCGATACCTTTTTTTGCAAGGATCGTTGAATCGGCATTGCGCGAAATAGACAAAGGGGTGATTGAGGCGGCAATCGCCGTCGGTGCCACGCCGTGGATGATCATAAAAGATGTACTTCTGCCTGAGGCAAAACCGGGTATCATCCAAGGACTTACATTAACGACCATTTCCCTTATCGGTTATTCCGCCATGGCAGGAACGATTGGGGGAGGCGGAATTGGAGACCTGGCCATCAGGTTCGGATATTACCGCTATGATAATACGGTCATGATCACGACGATCGTCGTCTTGATCTGCCTTGTACAAATCATCCAAATGCTTGGTGACAAGGCGTCATATTTAGTCAACAAACGATAG
- a CDS encoding type B 50S ribosomal protein L31, translated as MKQNIHPDYQQVVFMDTNSGYKFLTGSTKKSNETIEWEDGQTYPLLKVEISSDTHPFYTGKQKFAEKGGRVDRFLEKYNMKK; from the coding sequence GTGAAACAAAATATTCATCCTGATTATCAACAAGTAGTATTTATGGATACGAACAGCGGATATAAATTTTTGACGGGTTCAACGAAAAAGTCGAACGAAACAATCGAGTGGGAAGACGGTCAAACGTATCCATTATTAAAAGTGGAGATAAGCTCAGATACGCATCCTTTTTATACAGGAAAGCAAAAGTTCGCTGAAAAAGGCGGAAGAGTCGATCGCTTTCTTGAAAAATATAATATGAAGAAATGA
- a CDS encoding helix-turn-helix domain-containing protein, with translation MLENLKQKFPNAIYNKADTDDISEFVWFEDSMGSILGIPRFEITAEETRLLELLFPSSLDHTHFTTFSEPSWNAFLTEPNAPLPLTSWENVRFIHFKLSHADFSRPDFEDACLAFVPSDAALIWDNETEGILIETDKGEALSKNDLLAISSTLESDFYVKTRMFTGRFHLVSQDLHNHRLREKKCFALAQAELPDLKVTDLADIIPYILLNRQSDANTQWYINQILGKTRKDTELINTIKTYIECNSNATHAAKQLYIHRNSLQYRIDKFTERTGLDIRNFRHALTAYLLMLLND, from the coding sequence GTGCTTGAAAATCTTAAACAAAAGTTCCCCAACGCGATTTATAATAAAGCCGATACAGATGACATCTCTGAATTTGTTTGGTTCGAGGACTCAATGGGAAGCATTCTCGGCATCCCCCGCTTTGAAATCACAGCCGAGGAAACCCGTTTATTGGAGCTGCTTTTTCCGTCTTCCTTGGACCATACCCATTTCACCACGTTTTCGGAACCATCTTGGAATGCTTTTTTAACCGAACCGAATGCACCCCTGCCTTTGACAAGCTGGGAAAACGTGCGCTTCATTCACTTCAAGCTGAGTCATGCCGATTTTTCCCGGCCTGATTTTGAAGATGCCTGCCTTGCTTTCGTGCCATCCGACGCAGCCTTGATCTGGGACAATGAGACGGAGGGAATCCTGATTGAAACGGACAAGGGTGAGGCATTATCGAAGAACGACCTGCTCGCCATCTCCTCTACACTGGAAAGTGATTTTTATGTAAAGACGCGGATGTTCACCGGGCGCTTTCACCTTGTCAGCCAAGACCTTCATAACCACAGGCTTCGGGAGAAAAAATGTTTTGCCTTGGCACAAGCTGAGTTGCCGGATTTGAAGGTGACCGATTTGGCCGATATCATCCCCTACATACTATTGAATCGGCAATCTGATGCGAATACGCAGTGGTATATCAATCAGATTCTTGGCAAGACCAGGAAGGATACGGAGCTTATCAATACGATCAAAACGTATATCGAGTGTAATTCCAATGCCACACATGCCGCCAAACAGCTTTATATACACCGGAACAGCCTGCAGTACCGGATAGACAAATTCACCGAGAGGACAGGACTCGATATAAGAAACTTTCGGCACGCATTGACTGCTTACTTGCTTATGTTATTGAATGATTGA
- the fumC gene encoding class II fumarate hydratase, translated as MEYRIERDTMGEVKVPADKYWGAQTERSRNNFKIGNERMPIELVRAFAYVKQAAAKVNYDLGDLSEVKKNAIVKICGEILEGTLDEHFPLVVWQTGSGTQSNMNVNEVVANKGNEWLKEIGESVALHPNDDVNKAQSSNDTFPTAMHIAAFMEVAEKLVPAIKVLRDTFDAKEKEFWDVVKIGRTHLQDATPLTLGQEISGWKAMLDKDLEMIEESSQKLLNLALGGTAVGTGINTKKEFPGLSAKQIAADTGHPFVTSDNKFHALTSHNEIVYAHGALKALAADLMKIANDVRWLASGPRSGIGEIAIPENEPGSSIMPGKVNPTQSEALTMIATQIVGNDATIGFAASQGNFELNVFKPVIIYNFLQTVKLLTDGIHSFNDNCAVGITANEDKIKENVDRSLMLVTALNPHIGYEKAAKIAKTAFKDNSTLKEAALKLEFLTEDEFNAWVDPANMVNK; from the coding sequence ATGGAATACAGAATCGAACGAGATACGATGGGTGAAGTGAAAGTGCCTGCTGATAAATATTGGGGAGCACAGACCGAGAGAAGCCGGAACAATTTCAAAATCGGTAACGAAAGAATGCCGATTGAATTGGTGCGTGCGTTTGCATACGTTAAGCAGGCTGCAGCGAAGGTGAACTATGATCTTGGTGATTTATCGGAAGTGAAAAAGAATGCCATCGTCAAGATATGCGGTGAGATCCTCGAAGGTACGCTTGATGAACATTTCCCGCTTGTTGTCTGGCAAACGGGGAGCGGCACGCAAAGTAATATGAACGTGAATGAAGTGGTCGCTAACAAAGGAAATGAATGGTTAAAAGAAATAGGGGAATCCGTTGCCCTGCATCCGAATGATGACGTTAACAAAGCCCAAAGCTCCAATGATACATTCCCTACTGCCATGCATATTGCGGCCTTCATGGAAGTTGCTGAAAAGCTGGTCCCTGCCATCAAAGTACTAAGAGATACATTCGATGCAAAAGAAAAAGAATTTTGGGATGTCGTGAAAATTGGCCGTACACATCTTCAAGATGCAACCCCGTTAACTTTAGGACAAGAAATATCCGGTTGGAAAGCGATGCTTGATAAAGACCTGGAGATGATTGAGGAAAGCAGCCAAAAATTATTGAACCTAGCGCTGGGCGGAACGGCTGTTGGAACCGGAATCAATACAAAAAAAGAATTCCCTGGACTTTCCGCAAAACAAATCGCTGCGGATACAGGACATCCTTTTGTCACATCGGATAATAAGTTCCATGCCCTGACAAGCCATAATGAAATCGTGTACGCCCATGGCGCACTGAAAGCCTTGGCAGCGGATTTAATGAAAATTGCCAACGATGTCAGATGGCTGGCAAGTGGCCCAAGAAGCGGAATTGGTGAAATTGCCATCCCGGAAAATGAACCAGGAAGCTCCATCATGCCAGGGAAGGTGAATCCAACCCAAAGTGAAGCGCTTACCATGATTGCAACACAAATTGTCGGTAACGATGCCACGATTGGTTTTGCAGCCAGCCAAGGGAACTTCGAATTGAACGTATTCAAACCGGTCATCATCTACAACTTCCTGCAAACGGTTAAATTATTGACGGACGGCATTCATTCCTTCAACGATAACTGTGCAGTCGGCATCACTGCCAATGAAGATAAAATCAAAGAAAATGTAGATCGTTCGCTAATGCTTGTTACGGCGTTGAACCCGCACATAGGTTATGAAAAAGCGGCCAAAATTGCCAAAACTGCATTCAAGGACAACTCAACCCTTAAAGAAGCGGCGTTGAAATTGGAATTCCTGACGGAAGATGAATTCAATGCATGGGTCGACCCAGCTAACATGGTCAATAAATAA
- a CDS encoding iron-containing alcohol dehydrogenase family protein yields MNTLLEVRSGPSYYACMANILDTLETKLNKANMRKVLVIHGDKSWEVAEPFFPALENVETKLLKYNGECSDLEIERVVKYAQEENVDVLIGIGGGKLLDLAKSAGNSIGKEIILIPTLASTCAAWTPLSVIYDRNGSYVRFDIHEKSAWMLLIEPGILLDSPIAYLRAGIGDTLAKWYEGNALVEKIATKSTCIELAHIAAKQCQEVLLTHGEEALADLTKGKWTDSLQRVMETNIVTSGLVGGFGDQFLRIAGAHSIHNGMTSLEQTHHLLHGEKVAYGILVQLLLEGKFSDIKQLLPIYESLKLPRTLSEIGLTLEHKAELEQMAALSVMEGEAIHLLFPDITMEKVAAAMQNLEVLTNPASKSMN; encoded by the coding sequence ATGAATACCCTACTGGAAGTCCGCAGCGGTCCCTCCTACTATGCCTGCATGGCTAATATTCTCGATACGCTGGAAACAAAACTAAATAAAGCGAACATGCGTAAAGTGCTTGTTATTCACGGAGACAAATCGTGGGAAGTGGCTGAACCCTTCTTTCCTGCATTAGAAAATGTCGAAACGAAACTTTTAAAATATAATGGGGAGTGCAGTGATCTTGAGATTGAGCGTGTGGTTAAGTACGCACAGGAAGAAAACGTGGATGTCTTAATCGGAATTGGCGGAGGCAAGCTGCTCGACCTTGCCAAATCAGCGGGAAACTCCATTGGAAAGGAAATCATCCTCATTCCGACCCTCGCTTCCACTTGTGCCGCTTGGACACCATTAAGCGTCATTTATGATCGTAACGGTTCATATGTGCGGTTCGATATTCATGAAAAAAGCGCCTGGATGTTACTGATCGAGCCAGGAATACTGCTGGACTCGCCTATTGCCTATCTCCGGGCAGGAATCGGTGATACATTGGCGAAATGGTATGAGGGCAATGCACTCGTAGAAAAAATTGCGACCAAGTCCACCTGCATTGAATTGGCACACATAGCCGCGAAGCAATGCCAGGAAGTTTTATTGACACATGGAGAAGAAGCCCTGGCGGATTTGACAAAGGGAAAATGGACGGATTCCCTTCAGCGTGTAATGGAAACGAATATCGTCACGAGTGGCCTAGTGGGAGGCTTTGGTGACCAGTTCCTGCGAATTGCAGGTGCCCACTCCATTCATAATGGCATGACCTCCCTTGAACAAACTCATCATTTACTGCATGGGGAAAAAGTGGCATATGGCATTTTAGTGCAGTTATTGCTAGAAGGAAAATTCTCGGATATCAAACAGCTGCTCCCCATCTACGAATCTCTTAAGCTGCCGAGGACTTTATCCGAAATTGGCCTTACCTTGGAGCATAAAGCGGAACTGGAGCAAATGGCCGCCCTATCTGTAATGGAGGGTGAAGCCATCCACCTCCTTTTCCCTGATATAACCATGGAGAAAGTGGCAGCTGCCATGCAAAACCTTGAAGTCCTTACAAACCCCGCGAGCAAATCCATGAACTAA
- a CDS encoding methionine biosynthesis PLP-dependent protein produces MYKTETYLAQLGNRSETATGTVNPPVYFSTAFRHEGIGQSTGFDYTRTGNPTRQLLERSIADLEKGDQGYACSSGMAAISTILALFKSGDAWIVSEDLYGGTYRLLEQGFKKWGLKCDYVNTCCLEDIENAITPHTKAIFIETPTNPLMQQTDIGAIAALAKRFNVLLIVDNTFYTPLIQQPILLGADIVIHSATKYLGGHNDVLAGLIVASGAELCESLAFHHNGTGAVLSPFDSWLLMRGMKTLALRMERHEKNAKILVDYLSEHDCVSDVLYPGRGGMISFRIIDEDAVNPFLQSLSLISFAESLGGVESFITYPATQTHADIPLEVRTANGVCNRLLRFSVGIEDSGDLISDLQQAFAHVKREALR; encoded by the coding sequence ATGTACAAAACCGAAACATATCTTGCTCAATTAGGAAATCGCAGTGAAACGGCGACAGGAACGGTCAATCCTCCCGTCTACTTCTCGACAGCCTTTCGTCACGAAGGGATTGGCCAATCGACTGGCTTCGATTATACAAGGACAGGTAATCCCACACGCCAACTATTGGAACGTTCGATCGCCGATCTCGAAAAAGGCGATCAAGGTTATGCCTGCAGCTCGGGGATGGCCGCCATTTCTACGATACTGGCGCTTTTCAAATCGGGGGATGCTTGGATTGTCAGCGAAGACCTTTATGGCGGTACATATCGTCTCTTGGAACAAGGCTTTAAGAAATGGGGATTGAAGTGTGACTATGTAAACACATGTTGTTTGGAGGATATCGAGAATGCCATCACTCCTCACACGAAAGCCATCTTCATCGAAACTCCCACTAATCCCCTTATGCAGCAAACGGATATTGGCGCCATTGCCGCATTGGCCAAACGATTCAATGTATTGCTGATCGTCGATAATACTTTTTACACGCCTCTCATTCAACAGCCCATCCTGCTTGGCGCCGATATCGTGATTCACAGCGCAACCAAGTATCTCGGCGGCCATAACGATGTACTCGCCGGACTGATCGTGGCTAGCGGCGCGGAATTATGCGAATCACTAGCCTTCCATCATAATGGCACAGGAGCTGTGTTGAGCCCCTTTGATTCATGGTTGTTGATGCGCGGAATGAAAACTCTTGCACTTCGGATGGAACGCCATGAAAAGAATGCGAAAATACTTGTAGATTACTTGTCGGAGCATGATTGTGTATCGGACGTATTGTATCCCGGAAGAGGCGGCATGATTTCATTCCGGATCATCGATGAAGACGCTGTCAACCCATTTTTACAATCGCTCTCCCTGATTTCGTTTGCGGAAAGCCTTGGCGGTGTTGAAAGCTTCATCACGTACCCGGCCACACAAACACATGCCGATATACCTCTTGAGGTCAGGACGGCGAACGGGGTTTGTAATCGCCTCCTCCGCTTTTCCGTAGGTATCGAAGACAGCGGAGATTTGATTTCCGACTTGCAGCAAGCATTCGCGCATGTAAAAAGGGAGGCCCTCCGATGA
- a CDS encoding ABC transporter ATP-binding protein encodes MTVVKKLFHYAALYKKLIICALIMLALSVAADLTGPFVAKKIIDSHILGIETSWYETEKGKDAVKYDDHWYKRADYFTEGEKKGREVHVFQVGNQFVFVNEAVPMDGRRTLEGQTLIINKNGKEHQAQIERLKSQEVMGFYQPEIPRIIKLVAFYFGLVILSSIFQYGQSFYLQKAANRIIQRMRNDIFTHISRLPIRYFDNMPAGKVVARVTNDTEAIRELYVTVLASFFSSTINIIGVLIALFILDSRAGAMGLLLIPIIVIWTKVYRKFASKYNHIIRERISDINGMINESISGMSIIQAFGREKETKQSFEDLNREHYSYQNKMLHLNSLTGGNLIGVIKVSALIAFVWYFGGISMTASSAISLGVMYAIVDLISRLLHPLHGIVNQFASLEQALVAGERTFSLLDEQGVAVRDESRARYKGNVDFEHVSFGYKENEYVLKDITFSAKQGETVALVGHTGSGKSSIMNLLFRFYDSSEGKIKIDGKDILDIPHQTLREHMGIVLQDPYLFTGTIASNISLDHDGITREMVEKALKDVGGDKVLKHLPLGLDEPVIEKGGTLSSGQRQLISFARALAFNPAILILDEATASIDTETEAIIQQGMEVLKKGRTTFIIAHRLSTIKNADQILVLDKGRIAEKGTHEELMGLQGKYYQMYELQVGPHKGMAG; translated from the coding sequence ATGACGGTCGTGAAAAAACTATTTCATTATGCAGCCCTTTATAAAAAATTGATCATTTGTGCATTGATCATGCTGGCACTATCTGTAGCGGCAGATTTAACGGGTCCGTTTGTCGCAAAGAAAATCATCGATTCACATATACTCGGCATCGAAACGTCCTGGTATGAAACGGAAAAAGGAAAAGATGCTGTTAAGTATGATGATCATTGGTACAAACGTGCAGATTACTTTACTGAAGGTGAGAAAAAAGGCAGGGAGGTTCACGTTTTCCAGGTGGGTAATCAATTTGTCTTCGTAAATGAAGCAGTACCTATGGATGGGCGCAGGACCTTGGAAGGCCAAACATTAATCATCAATAAAAACGGGAAGGAGCACCAAGCTCAGATAGAGAGATTGAAGAGTCAGGAAGTGATGGGATTTTACCAGCCTGAAATCCCACGCATCATTAAGCTAGTCGCTTTTTACTTTGGGCTTGTCATCCTTTCATCGATTTTTCAATATGGGCAAAGCTTTTATTTGCAGAAAGCGGCAAACAGGATCATTCAACGAATGCGAAACGATATTTTTACGCATATATCCCGTTTGCCGATCAGGTATTTCGATAATATGCCAGCGGGGAAAGTGGTGGCCAGGGTAACGAATGATACAGAGGCGATCAGGGAATTGTATGTCACGGTGCTCGCCAGTTTCTTTTCGAGTACGATCAACATCATTGGCGTTCTCATCGCTTTGTTCATCCTGGATTCACGTGCAGGGGCGATGGGCCTTTTGCTTATACCGATCATCGTTATCTGGACCAAGGTATACCGTAAATTCGCTTCCAAATATAATCATATCATCCGGGAGCGGATTAGTGATATCAATGGGATGATCAACGAATCCATTTCCGGAATGAGCATCATCCAGGCATTTGGACGTGAAAAGGAAACGAAGCAATCGTTTGAGGATTTGAACCGGGAGCATTATTCCTATCAAAATAAAATGTTGCATTTAAATTCATTGACGGGCGGGAATTTGATCGGAGTCATTAAGGTTTCGGCATTAATCGCATTCGTCTGGTATTTCGGTGGGATATCCATGACAGCGAGCTCGGCGATTTCCTTAGGGGTGATGTATGCGATTGTCGATTTGATCAGCCGCCTGCTCCATCCACTTCATGGCATCGTCAATCAATTCGCCAGCCTCGAACAGGCGCTCGTTGCAGGAGAACGGACATTCAGCTTATTGGATGAGCAGGGGGTGGCTGTCCGTGATGAAAGCAGAGCCAGATACAAAGGAAATGTAGATTTCGAACACGTTTCTTTCGGTTATAAGGAAAATGAATATGTGTTAAAAGACATTACCTTTTCGGCTAAACAAGGGGAAACTGTCGCCTTGGTGGGTCACACAGGTTCAGGAAAAAGCTCGATCATGAATTTATTGTTCCGTTTTTATGACAGCAGTGAAGGGAAAATCAAAATAGATGGAAAGGATATTTTGGATATTCCGCATCAAACCCTTAGGGAGCATATGGGAATCGTCCTTCAAGATCCTTATTTGTTCACGGGCACCATCGCTTCCAATATCAGCCTCGATCATGATGGCATCACGAGGGAAATGGTCGAAAAGGCATTAAAGGATGTGGGCGGGGACAAAGTGCTGAAGCATCTTCCTTTAGGACTGGATGAACCGGTAATCGAAAAAGGCGGAACACTGTCTTCCGGACAGCGTCAGCTAATCTCCTTCGCCAGAGCCCTGGCATTCAATCCAGCGATTTTAATTTTGGATGAGGCAACGGCAAGCATCGATACCGAAACAGAGGCGATTATCCAGCAGGGGATGGAAGTGCTGAAAAAAGGCAGAACGACCTTCATCATTGCCCATAGACTTTCCACGATCAAAAATGCCGATCAAATCCTCGTCCTCGATAAAGGGCGGATTGCCGAGAAGGGGACACACGAGGAGCTAATGGGATTGCAAGGGAAATATTATCAAATGTATGAACTGCAGGTTGGTCCCCATAAAGGGATGGCAGGATGA
- the ugpC gene encoding sn-glycerol-3-phosphate ABC transporter ATP-binding protein UgpC: MAELVLDHIFKIYDKKVTAVKDFNLHVADKEFIVFVGPSGCGKSTTLRMIAGLEDISQGDLYIDGKRVNDVPPKDRDIAMVFQNYALYPHMSVYDNMAFGLKLRKTPKAEIKQRVTEAARILGLEEYLNRKPKALSGGQRQRVALGRAIVRDAKVFLMDEPLSNLDAKLRVQMRAEIAKLHKRLDTTTIYVTHDQTEAMTMATRLVVMKDGIIQQVGAPKDVYEKPINVFVGGFIGSPAMNFFNGTLKEGFIKMGEQTFEIPAAKMRMLRDQGYVGKDIILGIRPEDFHNEGEYFTDSPNALFKTHIDVAELMGAEIMLYSTLEGQDFVARVDAKNIIHAGEKIELALDMNKAHFFDKGSEHRIFVEEDEQMQEGLKLSAN, encoded by the coding sequence ATGGCAGAGCTAGTATTGGATCATATTTTCAAGATTTATGATAAAAAGGTGACGGCTGTTAAGGATTTTAACCTTCATGTTGCCGATAAGGAATTCATTGTGTTTGTAGGACCTTCCGGCTGCGGGAAATCGACGACTTTACGGATGATTGCCGGCCTTGAGGACATCTCACAGGGTGATTTATATATCGACGGCAAACGAGTCAATGATGTACCGCCAAAAGATCGTGATATCGCTATGGTTTTCCAAAACTACGCATTATATCCCCATATGTCCGTCTATGACAATATGGCATTCGGATTAAAACTGAGGAAAACGCCAAAAGCGGAAATTAAGCAAAGGGTCACTGAAGCGGCAAGGATCCTTGGTCTTGAAGAATATCTAAACAGAAAACCTAAAGCGCTTTCAGGCGGGCAGCGCCAACGTGTGGCACTTGGCCGTGCAATAGTAAGGGACGCAAAAGTTTTCTTGATGGATGAGCCGTTATCCAATCTTGACGCAAAACTCCGGGTCCAAATGCGCGCGGAAATAGCCAAGCTACATAAACGACTTGATACAACGACGATATATGTCACACATGACCAAACGGAAGCGATGACGATGGCGACAAGGCTTGTCGTCATGAAGGATGGCATCATCCAACAGGTCGGTGCCCCAAAAGACGTCTATGAGAAACCGATCAACGTTTTCGTCGGAGGTTTTATTGGATCACCTGCCATGAACTTCTTCAACGGGACATTAAAAGAAGGCTTCATCAAAATGGGTGAGCAAACGTTTGAGATACCTGCAGCGAAAATGAGAATGTTGCGTGATCAAGGCTATGTTGGAAAAGATATCATCCTTGGCATCCGGCCGGAGGATTTCCATAATGAAGGTGAATACTTCACGGATTCCCCGAATGCCCTATTCAAAACCCACATCGATGTGGCAGAACTCATGGGGGCGGAAATCATGCTTTACTCCACGCTTGAAGGACAGGACTTCGTTGCACGGGTAGATGCCAAAAATATCATTCATGCAGGCGAAAAAATCGAGCTTGCCCTCGATATGAATAAAGCCCACTTTTTCGATAAAGGAAGCGAACACCGCATTTTTGTCGAAGAGGACGAACAGATGCAGGAAGGTTTGAAATTGTCTGCTAACTAA
- a CDS encoding MetQ/NlpA family ABC transporter substrate-binding protein, giving the protein MKKIASLISVCALALGLTACGSDNASPKTEDKKELKIGATTGPYADMVNEAIKPGLEDLGYKVEIVEFTDYIQPNKSLGNDSIDANLFQHKVYMENFAKENNLKLSDLIIVPTAPMGIYSNKYKSLKDIKDGASLALPNDPVNLARALKVLVDEKLIEVDPDVDPLKISEKDVTKNPKNIQFKPLESAQLPRATESVDLSAVPGNFALAAKMKLEDALVLENMPDMYRNVVAVNTKDVDAQYAKDIKKVVESSEFEKVIDSHFVGFGKPDWMK; this is encoded by the coding sequence ATGAAGAAAATAGCTTCGTTAATATCGGTATGTGCCCTTGCCCTTGGGTTGACGGCTTGCGGAAGCGACAATGCATCCCCAAAAACCGAAGACAAAAAAGAATTGAAGATCGGGGCGACCACCGGCCCATACGCCGATATGGTCAATGAAGCCATCAAACCAGGTCTGGAGGATCTCGGCTACAAGGTGGAAATCGTTGAATTCACTGATTATATCCAGCCGAATAAGTCGCTTGGCAACGACTCGATCGACGCAAACCTATTCCAGCATAAAGTGTATATGGAAAACTTCGCTAAAGAAAATAATCTAAAGCTCTCTGACCTTATCATCGTTCCTACAGCACCGATGGGGATTTACTCGAACAAATATAAATCGTTAAAAGACATTAAAGACGGCGCATCCTTGGCTTTGCCAAATGATCCGGTCAACCTTGCACGTGCACTTAAAGTATTGGTCGATGAAAAGTTGATTGAAGTCGATCCAGATGTCGATCCTTTAAAAATTTCTGAAAAAGACGTAACGAAAAACCCTAAAAATATCCAATTCAAGCCATTGGAATCCGCCCAATTGCCTCGGGCAACGGAAAGTGTCGATCTATCCGCGGTGCCAGGCAATTTCGCGCTTGCAGCAAAAATGAAGCTTGAGGACGCCCTTGTATTGGAAAATATGCCAGATATGTATCGAAACGTCGTCGCTGTGAATACAAAAGATGTAGACGCTCAATATGCCAAGGATATTAAAAAAGTGGTAGAGTCCTCCGAGTTTGAAAAAGTGATCGATAGCCATTTCGTCGGTTTCGGAAAACCTGATTGGATGAAGTGA
- the metC gene encoding cystathionine beta-lyase, with translation MTDHDFSFETKLLHNQHKFDATTGGVSVPIQHASTFHQSDIDQFGKYDYSRSGNPTREALEEIIAELEEGTHGFAFSSGMAAISTAFLLLSAGDHIIISEDVYGGTFRMVTTVLTRFKIEHTFVDMTDLESIEAAVKPNTRAIYIETPSNPLLKVTDISAVCDIAKKIGALSFVDNTFLTPALQKPLTIGADVVLHSATKFLSGHSDVVAGLAVVKDPILAQRLGALQNSFGAVLGVQDAWLVMRGLKTLSVRMDHSQKGAEKMAAYLKNHHLVKKVYYPGLADHPQHAIQKGQSLGAGAVLSFELASEEIFRSFVNTVELPVFAVSLGAVESILSYPAKMSHAAMPADERGKRGITNSLLRLSVGLENPDDLIKDFDAALINIAKGEVLAAK, from the coding sequence ATGACAGATCATGATTTTAGCTTTGAAACCAAATTGCTTCATAATCAACATAAATTCGATGCAACGACTGGCGGTGTGAGCGTTCCGATTCAGCACGCCTCCACTTTCCATCAATCCGATATCGATCAATTCGGCAAATATGATTACAGCCGAAGCGGGAACCCGACTCGCGAGGCGTTGGAAGAAATCATTGCCGAACTTGAAGAAGGCACACATGGCTTCGCCTTTTCCTCAGGTATGGCGGCCATTTCAACAGCTTTTCTGCTGTTATCTGCCGGGGACCATATCATCATTTCCGAAGATGTGTACGGGGGAACGTTCAGGATGGTGACCACAGTCCTGACCCGTTTCAAAATTGAACATACTTTCGTTGATATGACGGACCTCGAAAGCATCGAAGCGGCCGTTAAGCCAAATACGAGGGCCATTTACATCGAAACGCCTTCAAACCCATTGCTGAAAGTGACCGATATTTCCGCCGTATGTGATATCGCAAAAAAAATTGGTGCCTTAAGCTTTGTCGATAATACATTCTTGACGCCAGCGCTGCAAAAGCCTTTAACAATTGGCGCTGATGTTGTCCTTCATAGTGCGACGAAGTTCTTGTCCGGGCATAGTGATGTAGTAGCTGGGCTTGCAGTGGTAAAGGACCCTATATTGGCGCAAAGGCTCGGTGCCCTCCAAAACTCCTTCGGGGCCGTTCTTGGTGTTCAGGACGCCTGGCTTGTGATGAGGGGGCTGAAAACCTTGTCCGTAAGAATGGATCACTCCCAAAAAGGGGCTGAAAAAATGGCCGCCTACTTGAAGAATCATCACTTGGTGAAAAAGGTTTATTATCCTGGACTTGCGGATCATCCCCAGCATGCCATCCAGAAAGGTCAATCGCTTGGGGCGGGAGCGGTCCTTTCCTTTGAATTGGCAAGCGAGGAAATTTTCCGTTCGTTCGTGAACACCGTTGAACTCCCTGTCTTTGCCGTAAGCCTAGGCGCGGTGGAATCGATATTATCCTATCCCGCTAAAATGTCACATGCTGCGATGCCTGCTGATGAAAGGGGTAAACGGGGCATCACCAACAGCCTGCTACGTCTCTCCGTGGGACTTGAAAATCCGGATGATCTAATCAAGGACTTCGATGCTGCACTAATCAATATCGCCAAAGGGGAAGTTCTAGCTGCAAAATGA